The genomic stretch CTTGGCCGAAAACCGAGAGGGAAACAGATGGAatgcacagacagacagatataGAGGCTGTGAAATGAAGGGACTGAGAGacacaacaaaacgaaacacaaCTCGAAAAGGAAATCACATAACTTTTCACTTAACGACAACTCTCAAATTAAACTGTCCAAAAAGTGCCAGACGATGAGGAGAGTCTTTAataaagacagagagaggggggaaacACCCAGCTGCTGCCACCCACCAACCCTAAGCATGCTCAACCCTCTGTGGAGATATGCCCCACTCCGCCTGTTCCCTGTTGCAGAGTCATCATTGCTTCCTTATGTGCCGCCGCTCGACCATTAACCATTAGCGTTTTTAAAGGAGTCAAAAAGGAGGGGAAAACCTTCGAAAATAGTCGAAAAAAACAACCATCTACTGgtatttctgttttctgtttttgattttttttttcggcctTTTTGAAATTAgcaataatataattacttGGCGCGAAATTGTTTTAGGTTTTTTCACACATCATCAACTCAACGGCAGCATCGCACCGCATCATTCGGCATTCgcgaaagatacaaaaagaTACGCCAAAAGATGATCTTCTCTTCTTCTGCagagatgcgatgcgatgcgatgcgacgAGCGGTAGCCAGAAGAAAGAGGTTGTCGGATGGCTGTCGGTTGGCTGATAATTACACGACAATACCCCCCATTAACACATATTTTTCAGAGCTGATCATCAGAGAGGAGACATACCCCCCGCTGCCCCGTTCGTTACAGATAAAGTTCATTCAATTTAATGATGCgccaaaaaatttaaaaattaaaaacaaaaagactcCGAAATGAACGAAACAATTAAGACAAGACGAAGTTCAAAATACTCTTAAAGTTTCGAGGATAAACTTaatgaaaatatgaaataattttatttcttttagtTACATATAAAACCCACCGAAAAGTTTTTGTAGAATACTTTATTTTATATCGAAAacaaagttttgaaatgtaGACAATTTTTGGGCCTCAGAACGAGAACCTTGGGCAGCCTTTAAACCTTTCGAATAAATTTTCTGTTCTCAAAGTATAAAGTTCTCAACATACAATAATCATCTTCGAAAACGTATAAATCCTAAACGCAtctattgtttgtttttattcttattatatttatattatatattatattatattatacaagaaaaatcagaaatattgaataatttaaacatatttaggagtttttaaaattttaaattttttgcacaaaataCTATTTAGATGTataatatgaatataaaaccAGTTACTATTCGGGGCCTTTGAGGGTATACAATATAAAACCTAAAAATAAACACGAAAAACCTGTGACGAACTTCCCACGTTGAATAAATGAAGatttcaaaagttttttttgaAATAACTGCCATAAGACACCATCAAAGACCCCCACCGCCCCTTGTGTGTCTCGGGGGGCGATCCGTGTTAACAACAGCAACTATACGATAATTATAACAACCATAACAACACTCCAACTCCAAGTTTAACTCTTTCCATCCATCTCTTTGCAGATCTTGGAGTTGAGCAATGAGgacccacagcagcagcagcagcaacagcagcagcagacgatGCCCCAACAACACCCACTTTTGCGTCTGCACAATGAGgccaacagcggcagcagcagcacggctggtggcagcagcaacggcaacaatcCACGCGTATCCAACGGCAACTCGAATGCCGCCTGGCTCCAAAAACTAAGCGCCATGGGTGCCCTGGACGAGCTGGGCGGAGATGCCCCCCGTATGGGACCCAACTATGGACGCTATTAGAGGGGAACCTCAACAAGCACCTGACGACCTGACGACCACACGACACCACGACGACAATGGAATGGGTCAACAGGGGGGGGAATGTGGGGGGAAATGTTTTTGTGAATGAAACAGTTTTTAAATGGCAGAAGAATGGCAGAAAGGGGAGTCCGTGGGGCAGAGCACACTGTACATAGAAGTGGATGACGGCAGAGCACATCGTGTACAGAGAAGGAGATGGGGCAGGGAAGTACTACAGAAGAGGGCAGAGCTTAAGAGGAAATGGTCAAGGGATTACAGACCCCATGGCAACCCAAAAAAGGAAATGTGTGAAAATCTGTGAAAATGCATGAAAATGGGCAACTAAATGGAGTTAGGGAAACCCTTCAGGACCACTTGCTAATACTTTCAAGTATATTTAAGCCCTTATGAACCATTTGAATGGCTTTTGAGACATTTTCAACCATTTTATGCTAGTTTGCACCTTTTTTAAGGACCATTTTCCGGGTACTTTAAATCTTTCTGAAGTATTTTCACCATTTTCAACCTTTTTCAAACGTTTTTCACAATTCTAAAAAGCTTTGAGGATCTGTGAAGTATACTTTTAACATTTAAACATTCTGGAAAgtgatttaaatattttatttgctttgattttaTTTCTGTTCCGTTTTGAAATACTGTTTGAAGAATTTTCCATACTTAAGCTATTTTTGAATGGTTTGAAAACCACTTTTGACAAATTGTTTAAGTAAAAGTAATTTTGTTTtagcaatttattttcatttttgaaattaGGTATTTGAAAAAATTCTAAACACTTAAAAAtctacttttttgtttttaaccCGCGTTTGTGGATAGCAAATGAAAGCATTTTTAATGCCAAAAATGTTCtttaaaaaccaaaacacTATTTTGTTTCAGATTAAACATGACTTCAGAGTATCCTTTTCCTTAAAGGTCCTATTAGTTATTATTCTCTTTACAACTTTTGAAAAAAAGACCACTTGAATGTTCTTCAGACAATCCTTTCTCAATGGCAGCAAAACATTCAACTATTCCCATAGCACTGCTCTCTGAAAAACTTTGCCATTCGATTCCTATTCGTTTACAACACCTTTTCCCCTCACCCACCCTCCCCAGAAACCCAAAAGGTACACCCCCCAAAACGAATCAACACTCAAAGGTTTTTAAATGCGAAAGGCAACAGCTGATAAACACTGGtttaaaacacaaaaacacacacgaaaaaacaaaaacaaaaaacggaaaacaacaaaaaaatgaaaggaCAAATGCAGTTCCTATGCTAGAACAAtaattttaaacttttttgggTAATCCCAAGGCGACAAAAAATGTACCTATGTACCTacctactatatatatatgtagaacAATCCCTTAATCCCtcacaacaaataaatacgagtattgtaTTCCCCATTTATGGTCTAGGTTAAGAGCGGATTTTcaagtttgtttttttcgcaCACGCAGCCCCtaaaaaagagacaaaaattactacaaaaaaagaagaagaagcaaagtcaattgtaaatattttactGGAGTTTTAATGGGCCCCCAAGGCTAAGGCTGGAGTCGTGGGGCATATgaagatatatatttataaattatagtACTCCCCAACTAACCTCCACTAAAACCGGAGCTCTGGGCCGGCCGTGTGACCTCCACACGAAGATGGGccccaaaacgaaaacattaaTGGGATTTCATATAaaagagatatatatatatatatgtatacaatatattaTACAAGAGCGCAGGCCCCGTTTATACGCGATACTTATATACTGTATTATTACCTactattattaattattactATTGTTATATCTATATAAATGTACATTAAATTGTTGTTAACTCACGTGGCTTCGTGGCTATTACTTAAACAACAATAAAGAAATCATTTTCAATGCAGTCTTAACTAGATCTCTGCCCaaagatacatacacatatgtgtATCCATGGGATACGACCAAAGAGCCTTATGCAAGCAcatctctttctttttctggTTGAAGATCTTTTGGGGAAAAGATTCCCATCTATCTCAATTCACTTTCACGTACTTCAAGTGCAACTCTTGACAAATTAAAGACTGAAAAGTGGCACCCACcagaggggagagggagagaaagattcccccatcccccaaTTCCCATTCCAATAACCAATCCCTTCCCCTGTCAATGCGGAACCCATTAAGTACCTACTCGGCCACCAAGTGCCCATTCCGTTTGTGACTTTTGTATCTTTCATCTTTTGTAAAACGAAATCATAATTGTTTTGCCTCtttatgtaaatataataTCATTTAAATGGTGCTCTCTGTCGGTTTTGGCTCTGTGTTACATAAAGTCCACACACAGAAGAAAagatacaatacaatacaatatataataattaGTATTTTGCGCTCTGCCAATGGTGTAGATGGCTCCCAGAGCAGAGCTGGAATCGGAGCTCAAGTTgtggactggagtggagtggagtgtgtcGTGGACCATGGAGAAAGCAGAAAGATACCTTGTCGTTCGCTGATTATATGCCTCAGAATCGTTGTGGCATGGCAATGGCACCAGCAGATTCATTAAAAATAGTGGCATAATTTGCTCATGCATATGGAGTAGgcttgcccctgccactgcccctccCTTTTCGGGGATGTGACAGTCATTTTGGGAAGTGCAAAAATGTATTGAAGAATGCAGCTACTGAAACAAgcacaaattgtttttaaatttccaaaaaatattacaaatgtGGCAGGAAATATTGGAAATATTTTACGAAATATTCCCCCAATTCTATCTATGATAGATACCAGATCTTAGAAGTACAAACAGATATCAAAGAGATATTCGTAATTGAAGTATAACTATTATTTTAGATGGAGAATTTCTGTGTAATGTTTACAAGAACATTCCTCCAAgttatttctctttttttgaaATGTCTTTCAATGCATTCATAGACGAATTAACGTATGCCATATTTTTCCTCCAGGAAGTTGAACTTTCAATCCATTTCTCTTTTGCAACCCAAAGCATGCTTCGATTTCCTCCAAAGAATGTCAAGGGTTGCCACATGAATTCATTTCGATATCCATTAGATATTTGCATATGCCTCAAGCCTGAAGATTTCCCCAGAGGAtccactgcaactgcaactgcaactaaAACTGAACCTGCACCTGTTCCACCTTGATGCATCCAGCATAATTTactcagccacagccacaccacaagcacaacaacagccacagccacagccatagccacacgatgattatgatgatgatgaggaggtTGATTTTGAATGTGAAAGATGAGCGTTGAAAATTAAGGAAATGCAATCTGTTGCAGGAGGCACGAGACACCCACCGAAGAtgaacaacaaaatcaacaaaaaaaagttgccATTTAGCCAACGGCATTATAAATGATGCCATCGAGGAAAAGTGACAGTCTCTTGGGACTGCCCGACTGTTGCACTATCATTGAGGTGGTATTGGTGTTGGTGGCTGCGGCTCCTCCGTTTGGCGCCGCTGGCCACACACTGATTATGCCATTTCATCAAATTCCGGCAGCAGATTGCTGCAGATTCGGTCCAGGAGTGGCGCCACCCCCCCGCAGAGGATCGGAATCAGAGACGAATGCAAAATACAGACTCTGATTGCCATTTATAGATTATGTGCATAAATCTTTTCCCAATCCACTGCACAGGCCAGGCAGAGGGGGCCATGAACCTATGGAAAacattacaaaatattttgctaATCAtaatttgctttttgtttCCTCAGAAATTGTCATGCCCCAACGCCAAAAAGGGGTGTAAATTATTGCTACAAGAAAAAACAtgagaaaaaaacaaattaaagagattccaaattcaaaatattgcaaagaaaaaacattaaatgaaatgtttgTGGAGTTGCACGGCGCATTCGGGGAGTTCGGGAGCTCGGGAGATGGAAGGTTGCAGATGGGGGCAAATGCCCCAACAAACCCAACAACAAGAGCGTGAAGCTCATTATGATGGTTCGTGGCCAAAACGCGGACACCAATTACAACAGCAAACACAAGAGTCTTGACCAATTTGATACCCTGGATAGTCAGGGGAAACCATTTGGGTTACGTTTAATCTGCGAAAATCAgtattatatttaaaactaAAATTCCTAAAGGTCCGAAGGATTGAGGAGAGAACAAAGTTTTTGTCCATGACCTTCTGGTATGAAAACTCTACCTTTTTGAGTTTTTGCTATCTCTTTCTAGCGTTTGTCTCTCTGAGCGCCGTGAGAGAGTGGATGGTCCTGCCCACAGCGGACGACGTCATCTTATTACTAATTTCAGCTTGGACACAGCCAAATGTGGCGTGGTGATGCATTTTCAGGAATGCAATACACCCTCTAAGCTCTACAAATTCCAGGGTACACCGGCAAAACAGTACGCGTactaacagtaacagtaacagtaacaataacaataataacaaacaGCACCCCATAACACAGAAAGAAGTTGagtgaaaaaaaacaaaagaccgAAAGAGCATGaagaaatgaaataaaaccaCACCAGACTCGAGTACCAATCCCAAGACCCCAATCTCCAGACCCCCATCTCtatcgcagtcccagtccagaGCACAGGAACCCCGTCTACTGGCCACCCCCTTCCACTCGTTTAACTTCAGATGAGAGTgaatccacatccacatcccacCATCCATTGAAATTGAAAGTGAATCGTGCTACACGATCCGacacgatacgatacgatacgacaCGATCGGATTCAAGCAAAGCGTTCGTCCAGCGAGCGCGTTGGTTGCGAAGCAGCAGAAAACATTACGGATTGGTTTGGATTGAATCCTCTAAATGACCAAAAATAACTATGGATATATGCAATCTCTATaacgagaaaaacaaaagagttGCGGAGGCAGGAGAGAGAAGTGGGAAACAGGAAAGGCTGCTGTTTTTTTGGGATTAATTCAATGGCGAAATACTCTTTGGGGGAATACTACAACCGCTAGGAGATTAGCAATGCTtatgaaaaatattataaaataaaatacacaaagTATCTGTctagaaaatatttatttcttaGCTTTCTGTTGGTTTTTTAAACGGAAAACATTTCCACATAGGAAGCATAGCACCAACTTTTCCTGAAGCAAATGTATTACGAGATTGGATTTACGAGGCTATGGTTGGAAAGACTTGTTCATTTTATTCgaaatttttgcatttctcCAGTGAGAAAGACTTACTTAAACGAATTGGATAAAGGTATGGTACATGTTAAGATCCATTGATGGCCTATTCGATTGGTTTCTAAACTTATTCTATTCTTTatgttatatattttatattattatataggTTTTTCCTAGATCAAAAAAGATCTTTTGTTTCTAGACCTATGATATCTGAAACTAAGATTAAACTCTTTTTCGATAGTAGATGCGTCTGGTTAATACCCATTTGAAGTGTACTGATCGGATGAAACCCTATGCCATCTTTAATGATCTTGACCCCCTCCATAAAGAATCTAGGGTTCGCCTTGAACTGCATATGGAATCCACAGAGCGCCCTctgt from Drosophila pseudoobscura strain MV-25-SWS-2005 chromosome 4, UCI_Dpse_MV25, whole genome shotgun sequence encodes the following:
- the Proc gene encoding uncharacterized protein Proc isoform X2, translating into MRAARSSQTGTERESERCLIMGMGLNLRQGHRWLVWLLLLLLAIPPQMVDGRYLPTRSHGDDLDKLRELMLQILELSNEDPQQQQQQQQQQTMPQQHPLLRLHNEANSGSSSTAGGSSNGNNPRVSNGNSNAAWLQKLSAMGALDELGGDAPRMGPNYGRY